One stretch of Streptomyces sp. NBC_01142 DNA includes these proteins:
- a CDS encoding phosphotransferase family protein — MATAPRPRTTTRDPEELARRLTDWLHARLPGAKVCGVRVPESNGMSSETLLFDIEHPEPPVRACALRLAADPAAYTIFPVYDMALQYRTMRDVAEHTDVPVPRVLWLEEDPGPLGAPFFVMERVEGRVPPDVMPYTYEGNWLHAASDAERARLEEATISLIARLHDQHPVPPRQGSALRRHVDAQRAYYAWVVEGLPRSPLIESAFDRLETHWPENTGETVLNWGDARIGNIIYAGFEPAAVLDWEMAAYAPRETDLGWTIYLHRFFQDLTVGFGQRGLPDFLRRDAVEQRYEQLTGHRPRDMEFYTLYAALRHAIVMLRVAYRQVHFGETQVPDDPDSLILHHATLAAMVQGSYW; from the coding sequence ATGGCCACCGCACCACGCCCCCGCACCACCACCCGCGATCCCGAGGAACTCGCCCGCCGGCTCACCGACTGGCTGCACGCGCGGCTGCCCGGCGCCAAGGTCTGTGGCGTGCGGGTCCCCGAATCCAACGGAATGTCGAGCGAGACGCTGCTCTTCGACATCGAGCATCCGGAACCGCCCGTCCGGGCCTGCGCGTTGCGGCTGGCCGCCGACCCCGCCGCGTACACGATCTTCCCGGTGTACGACATGGCCCTGCAGTACCGCACCATGCGTGACGTCGCCGAGCACACCGACGTCCCCGTACCGCGCGTGCTGTGGCTGGAGGAGGACCCGGGGCCCCTGGGGGCGCCCTTCTTCGTGATGGAGCGCGTCGAGGGCCGGGTGCCGCCCGATGTCATGCCCTATACGTACGAAGGCAATTGGCTGCACGCCGCGAGCGACGCCGAACGCGCCCGCCTCGAAGAGGCCACGATCTCGCTGATCGCCCGGCTGCACGACCAGCACCCGGTCCCGCCCCGGCAGGGCAGTGCGCTGCGCCGCCATGTCGATGCCCAACGGGCCTACTACGCCTGGGTGGTGGAGGGGCTGCCGCGATCACCGCTCATCGAGAGCGCCTTCGACCGGCTCGAGACCCACTGGCCCGAGAACACCGGTGAGACCGTCCTGAACTGGGGCGACGCACGTATCGGCAACATCATCTACGCCGGCTTCGAGCCCGCGGCCGTACTCGACTGGGAGATGGCCGCCTACGCCCCGCGCGAGACGGACCTCGGCTGGACGATCTATCTGCACCGGTTCTTCCAGGATCTGACGGTCGGCTTCGGTCAGCGCGGACTGCCCGACTTCCTGCGGCGGGACGCCGTGGAACAGCGCTATGAACAGCTCACCGGACACCGCCCGCGCGACATGGAGTTCTACACCCTCTATGCCGCGCTGCGGCACGCGATCGTGATGCTCCGAGTGGCCTACCGGCAGGTCCACTTCGGTGAAACACAGGTGCCGGACGACCCGGACAGCCTCATCCTGCACCACGCCACTCTCGCGGCGATGGTGCAGGGAAGCTACTGGTGA
- a CDS encoding acyl-CoA dehydrogenase family protein, whose protein sequence is MPDRAPQPVERQLPTEESRDLITLVRDIVQREIAPRAAEEEDSGHFPREIFSLLSESGLLGLPYDCEYGGGDQPYEVYLQVLEELAAARLTVGLGVSVHSLACHALAGYGTKEQQAEHLPAMLGGGLLGAYCLSEPSSGSDAASLRTKAVRDGDAWVITGTKAWITHGGVADFYTVLARTGGEGARGITAFLVPGDVPGLNAAAPEKKMGMKGSPTAQLHFGGVRVSDARRIGEEGQGFAIALSALDSGRLGIAACAIGVAQAALDEAVAYATGRQQFGRPIADFQGLRFMLADMATRIEAGRALYLAAARLRDAGQPFSRHAAMAKLFCTDAAMSVTTDAVQVLGGYGYTLDFPVERYMREAKVLQIVEGTNQIQRMVIARHLAGPETR, encoded by the coding sequence ATGCCCGACCGCGCCCCGCAGCCGGTGGAACGTCAACTGCCCACCGAGGAGTCCAGGGATCTGATCACCCTGGTACGCGACATCGTCCAGCGGGAGATCGCCCCCCGGGCGGCCGAGGAGGAGGACTCCGGGCACTTCCCGCGCGAGATCTTCTCGCTTCTGTCCGAGTCCGGACTGCTCGGGCTTCCGTACGACTGCGAGTACGGCGGCGGTGACCAGCCGTACGAGGTCTACCTCCAGGTCCTCGAAGAGCTCGCCGCCGCCCGGCTCACCGTCGGCCTCGGCGTCAGCGTCCACTCGCTCGCCTGCCATGCGCTCGCCGGCTACGGCACCAAGGAGCAGCAGGCCGAGCATCTGCCCGCCATGCTCGGCGGCGGGCTCCTCGGCGCGTACTGCCTCTCCGAGCCCTCCTCCGGCTCCGATGCCGCATCCCTGCGCACCAAGGCGGTACGGGACGGGGATGCCTGGGTCATCACCGGGACGAAGGCGTGGATCACCCACGGCGGGGTCGCCGACTTCTACACCGTCCTGGCCCGCACCGGCGGGGAGGGCGCCCGCGGCATCACGGCCTTCCTGGTTCCGGGTGACGTACCGGGCCTGAACGCCGCCGCCCCCGAGAAGAAGATGGGGATGAAGGGCTCGCCCACCGCCCAGCTCCACTTCGGCGGGGTGCGAGTGTCCGATGCCCGCCGCATCGGTGAGGAGGGCCAGGGATTCGCGATCGCGCTCTCCGCGCTCGACTCGGGGCGGCTCGGCATCGCCGCCTGCGCCATCGGCGTCGCCCAGGCCGCACTGGACGAGGCCGTCGCGTACGCGACAGGACGTCAGCAGTTCGGCCGGCCCATCGCCGACTTCCAGGGGCTGCGCTTCATGCTCGCCGACATGGCCACCCGGATCGAGGCGGGCCGTGCGCTCTATCTCGCCGCCGCCCGGCTGCGGGACGCCGGACAGCCCTTCTCCCGGCATGCCGCCATGGCCAAGCTCTTCTGCACGGACGCGGCCATGAGCGTCACGACCGACGCGGTCCAGGTGCTCGGCGGCTACGGCTACACCCTGGACTTCCCCGTCGAGCGCTATATGCGCGAGGCCAAGGTGCTCCAGATCGTCGAGGGCACCAATCAGATCCAGCGCATGGTCATCGCCCGTCACCTGGCCGGGCCTGAGACGCGCTGA
- a CDS encoding SCO1431 family membrane protein translates to MTATATATAIATASAATAERAETRTRTGGPEDGSKILEHVLGWTLVVVLAMLVTQAGLL, encoded by the coding sequence ATGACCGCCACGGCCACGGCCACCGCCATAGCCACTGCCTCAGCCGCCACCGCCGAGCGTGCCGAAACCCGCACCCGCACCGGCGGCCCCGAGGACGGCTCCAAGATCCTCGAGCATGTCCTCGGCTGGACCCTCGTGGTCGTCCTCGCGATGCTCGTCACCCAGGCCGGACTGCTGTAG
- a CDS encoding peptidase C39 family protein has product MARSTSRRTVLGAAIAAAAGAGALSSAAPVAAAAPTAGAGRSTRIPRAAPQVDNRFWASYADWRSGVAAGTQAVASRRPALVIAHPAGRTAYTDPHTGRSATWEYATWTSPVHSSTVPATEVIASWNAHTPAGTWLQVELRGRYSDSTRTPWFVMGRWASGDGDIRRTSLDGQSDGKAAIWTDTFSIDDAASGLRLDSYELRLTLYRKPGTKLTPTVWRLGAMASDIPDRFGVPASTPGVTRELPVPRYSQNTHVGQYPEYDNGGEAWCSPTSSQMIVEYWGRKPAAADLAWVNPAFADPQVCHAARFTFDHQYDGCGNWPFNAAYAATYRDMSAVVTRLSSLTELETLIRAGIPAITSQSFLKEELTGAGYGTAGHLMTVIGFTADGDVIANDPASPSNDAVRRVYRRAEWEKIWLRTKRHNASGNVVSGTGGVCYLYWPAHPTAAQRRALAAVGIH; this is encoded by the coding sequence ATGGCCAGATCCACATCGCGCAGAACCGTGCTGGGCGCCGCCATCGCGGCTGCGGCAGGTGCGGGCGCGCTGTCCTCCGCCGCCCCGGTCGCTGCCGCCGCGCCGACCGCGGGGGCCGGGCGCTCCACCCGGATTCCCCGCGCCGCCCCCCAGGTGGACAACCGTTTCTGGGCCTCGTACGCCGACTGGCGCTCGGGTGTCGCGGCCGGCACTCAGGCGGTCGCGAGTCGCCGCCCCGCTCTGGTCATTGCCCACCCGGCGGGCCGCACCGCCTACACCGACCCGCACACCGGACGGAGTGCGACCTGGGAGTACGCCACCTGGACCTCGCCCGTCCACTCCTCGACGGTGCCCGCGACCGAGGTCATCGCCTCCTGGAACGCCCACACCCCGGCCGGGACCTGGCTCCAGGTCGAGCTGCGGGGCCGCTACTCCGACTCCACCCGGACGCCGTGGTTCGTGATGGGCCGCTGGGCGTCCGGCGACGGCGACATCCGCCGTACCTCGCTCGACGGCCAGAGTGACGGCAAGGCCGCCATCTGGACCGACACCTTCTCGATCGACGACGCGGCGAGCGGGCTGCGGCTGGACTCGTACGAGCTGCGGCTGACCCTCTACCGCAAGCCGGGCACCAAGCTCACGCCCACCGTGTGGCGGCTGGGTGCGATGGCGTCCGACATCCCGGACCGGTTCGGCGTCCCCGCATCCACGCCCGGCGTCACCCGTGAGCTGCCCGTACCGCGGTACTCGCAGAACACGCACGTCGGCCAGTACCCGGAGTACGACAACGGCGGCGAGGCCTGGTGCAGCCCCACCTCCTCCCAGATGATCGTCGAGTACTGGGGCCGTAAGCCCGCCGCCGCCGACCTGGCCTGGGTGAATCCCGCTTTCGCCGACCCGCAGGTCTGCCACGCGGCCCGCTTCACCTTCGACCACCAGTACGACGGCTGCGGGAACTGGCCCTTCAACGCCGCCTACGCCGCGACGTACCGGGACATGAGCGCCGTCGTCACCCGGCTCTCCTCGCTCACAGAGCTGGAGACGCTGATCCGGGCGGGTATCCCGGCCATAACGTCGCAGTCCTTCCTCAAGGAGGAACTGACCGGGGCGGGCTACGGCACTGCCGGGCATCTGATGACCGTGATCGGCTTCACCGCCGACGGCGATGTGATCGCCAACGATCCGGCCTCGCCCAGCAATGACGCCGTACGCCGTGTCTACCGGCGCGCCGAGTGGGAGAAGATCTGGCTCCGCACCAAGCGCCACAACGCGAGCGGCAATGTGGTCTCCGGCACAGGCGGTGTCTGCTACCTGTACTGGCCGGCCCATCCGACAGCCGCCCAACGCCGGGCTCTGGCGGCCGTCGGCATCCACTGA
- a CDS encoding uridine kinase: MDDDLCRQAAALRALAPSCGPVRLVAVDGHAGSGKSTFAARLAAALGHADANAATATDAATDAASDADGADGGGGDSGVPVLHLDDLATHEELFAWTDRLLAQVIEPLSRGEVAHYNPYDWNLRRFGPPRLLAPSPVVLIEGVGAGRRALRPHLARLLWMERDAGESWARGRCRDGSELSAFWDGWTVAETRHFSADPSRPYADALVREWQEGYEWLPGPPATARPNQIITYSDGATPPY, encoded by the coding sequence ATGGACGACGACCTTTGCCGGCAGGCCGCGGCGCTGCGCGCGCTCGCGCCCTCGTGCGGCCCGGTGCGCCTGGTCGCGGTCGACGGCCACGCGGGGTCGGGCAAGAGCACGTTCGCGGCCAGGCTCGCGGCGGCGCTCGGCCACGCAGACGCAAACGCAGCCACAGCCACAGATGCAGCCACAGATGCGGCCTCGGATGCGGACGGTGCCGACGGGGGCGGGGGCGACAGCGGGGTGCCGGTGCTGCATCTCGACGATCTGGCCACCCACGAGGAGCTCTTCGCCTGGACGGACCGGTTGCTGGCCCAGGTGATCGAACCGCTCTCGCGCGGCGAGGTCGCGCACTACAACCCGTACGACTGGAATCTGCGCCGCTTCGGGCCCCCACGGCTCCTCGCGCCGTCCCCCGTCGTCCTCATCGAGGGAGTGGGAGCGGGGCGACGAGCCCTGCGCCCCCACCTCGCCCGGCTGCTGTGGATGGAGCGGGACGCCGGGGAGTCCTGGGCCCGGGGACGGTGCCGCGACGGCAGCGAGCTGTCCGCATTCTGGGACGGATGGACGGTGGCGGAGACACGCCATTTCTCGGCGGACCCCTCCCGTCCGTATGCAGATGCCCTGGTACGCGAGTGGCAGGAGGGGTACGAGTGGCTCCCGGGGCCTCCTGCGACAGCACGGCCGAACCAGATCATCACGTACAGTGACGGCGCCACCCCACCATACTGA
- a CDS encoding AAA family ATPase, producing MAGPLDIGTHGAQAPADLAWVRGVDAYTMGAYPQAEEEFRTAVRLDPEMADGWLGLHALRVDTTTALLRMYRTRERFGEQRARHRRTLNSWYWLGWWVQPVLESPRDLLLAHASHWLDGRHVPELDRALAGLPPVDADPQVRFLHACRAYLVKDWEQLVRHTEPLVNDPMLGIEAGLFGGMARVRQEMYGQAEPLLSSALMRCRSEQPQRKELRYWLARAHEGTGRSAAALPLYRAVHRIDPAFMDTSARLAAIAEYDGIDGYEDSAGLAAVSLAGFGQDAVDAQADGEAPFAAEPRLGADAQTQLPGAVPATPAVPADALRHKAVVPAQPAPPQFPAGSTDPVLLAEALAELERMVGLEPVKRQVKALSAQLKMARLRAGQGLPVQPPKRHFVFSGPSGTGKTTVARILGRVFFALGLLGGDHLVEAQRSDLVGEFLGQTAVKANELIDSALGGVLFVDEAYSLSNSGYTKGDAYGDEALQVLLKRAEDNRDHLVVILAGYPEGMDRLLATNPGLSSRFTTRVDFPSYRPLELTAIGEVLAADNGDVWDEEVREELRSISGHVVDQGWIDELGNGRFLRTLYEKSCAYRDLRLSGYPGTPTREDLSTLRLPDLMQAYGEVLSGRGPVDRGPQDPPRG from the coding sequence ATGGCGGGCCCTTTGGACATCGGCACACACGGCGCACAGGCCCCGGCCGACCTCGCCTGGGTTCGCGGCGTGGACGCCTACACCATGGGTGCGTACCCACAGGCGGAGGAGGAGTTCCGCACTGCCGTGCGGCTCGATCCCGAGATGGCCGACGGCTGGCTCGGCCTGCACGCGCTGCGCGTCGACACCACCACCGCACTGCTGCGCATGTACCGCACCCGCGAGCGCTTCGGCGAGCAGCGCGCCCGTCACCGCCGCACCCTCAACTCCTGGTACTGGCTGGGATGGTGGGTCCAGCCGGTGCTGGAGAGTCCCCGCGATCTGCTGCTCGCCCACGCCTCCCACTGGCTCGACGGCCGCCATGTGCCGGAGCTCGACCGGGCGCTCGCCGGGCTCCCCCCGGTCGATGCCGACCCCCAGGTGCGTTTTCTGCACGCCTGCCGGGCGTATCTGGTCAAGGACTGGGAGCAGCTCGTACGCCACACCGAGCCGCTGGTCAACGATCCGATGCTGGGCATCGAAGCCGGGCTCTTCGGCGGCATGGCCCGGGTGCGCCAGGAGATGTACGGCCAGGCGGAGCCGCTGCTCTCCTCCGCCCTGATGCGCTGCCGCAGCGAACAGCCGCAGCGCAAGGAGCTGCGTTACTGGCTGGCGCGGGCTCACGAGGGCACCGGCCGCAGCGCGGCCGCCCTGCCGCTGTACCGGGCGGTGCACCGGATCGACCCGGCCTTCATGGACACCTCGGCCCGGCTCGCGGCGATCGCCGAGTACGACGGGATCGACGGGTACGAGGACTCGGCGGGCCTCGCGGCCGTGTCGCTGGCCGGCTTCGGCCAGGACGCGGTGGACGCGCAGGCCGACGGGGAAGCCCCCTTCGCGGCCGAGCCGCGGCTCGGCGCCGATGCGCAGACGCAGCTCCCGGGCGCTGTGCCCGCGACGCCTGCGGTGCCGGCCGACGCCTTGCGGCACAAGGCGGTCGTGCCCGCGCAGCCCGCTCCCCCACAGTTCCCGGCAGGCTCCACCGATCCGGTGCTGCTTGCCGAGGCGCTGGCGGAGCTGGAGCGGATGGTGGGCCTGGAGCCGGTGAAGCGGCAGGTGAAGGCGTTGTCCGCGCAGCTGAAGATGGCCCGGCTGCGCGCAGGCCAGGGGCTCCCGGTCCAGCCGCCCAAACGCCACTTTGTCTTCTCCGGCCCCTCCGGCACCGGCAAGACCACCGTCGCCCGCATCCTCGGCCGGGTCTTCTTCGCACTCGGTCTGCTCGGCGGCGACCACCTGGTCGAGGCCCAGCGCTCGGATCTGGTGGGCGAGTTCCTGGGACAGACGGCGGTGAAGGCCAACGAGCTGATCGACTCGGCGCTGGGCGGGGTGCTGTTCGTGGACGAGGCGTACAGCCTCTCCAACTCCGGCTACACCAAGGGCGACGCATACGGCGACGAAGCCCTCCAGGTCCTCCTCAAGCGGGCCGAGGACAACCGCGACCACCTGGTGGTCATCCTCGCCGGCTACCCGGAGGGCATGGACCGGCTGCTCGCCACCAATCCCGGCCTGTCCTCACGCTTCACCACCCGGGTCGACTTCCCCTCGTACCGCCCCCTGGAGCTGACCGCCATCGGCGAGGTGCTGGCCGCCGACAACGGCGATGTGTGGGACGAGGAAGTGCGCGAGGAACTGCGCTCCATCAGCGGGCATGTGGTCGACCAGGGCTGGATCGACGAGCTCGGCAACGGCCGTTTTCTGCGCACGCTGTACGAGAAGAGCTGCGCCTACCGCGATCTGCGGCTGTCCGGATACCCGGGTACGCCGACCCGGGAGGACCTGTCCACACTGCGGCTGCCCGATCTGATGCAGGCGTACGGCGAGGTCCTGTCGGGCCGCGGTCCGGTGGACCGCGGCCCGCAGGACCCTCCCCGGGGCTGA
- a CDS encoding hemolysin family protein gives MSVLPLLFAMLLVLANGFFVGAEFALVSVRRSQIEPLAAEGSSRARQVLHGLENLPQMMAAAQFGITICSLTLGAVAEPTVAHLLEPVFHAAHVPEGLIHPLGYVIALAVVVFLHLVIGEMVPKNLAMAAPEKTALWLSPGLVGFARLCRPVTAALGACARLVLRAFRVEPKDEVEAVFTSEQLNRLVEDSGQAGLLEPAEQERLEDALELGSRPVIDVLIARSSLVTVAPSVTPHRIEELTVRTGYSRFPVCAEGEGPFMGYLHVKDVLDLEDGERAVPQHIWRPMATLRAELPLDDALTVMRRAATHLAQVADASGRVLGLVALEDVLEKLVGEVRDPSHRVTVPRAPEAPRDTALDSALAG, from the coding sequence ATGAGCGTCCTCCCCCTCCTGTTCGCGATGCTGCTGGTGCTGGCGAACGGGTTCTTCGTCGGGGCCGAGTTCGCCCTCGTCTCCGTACGCCGCAGCCAGATCGAACCACTGGCCGCGGAAGGTTCCTCCCGGGCCCGGCAGGTGCTGCACGGGCTGGAGAATCTGCCGCAGATGATGGCGGCCGCGCAGTTCGGCATCACCATCTGCTCGCTGACCCTCGGCGCGGTGGCCGAGCCGACGGTGGCACACCTGCTGGAGCCGGTCTTCCACGCGGCCCATGTGCCCGAGGGGCTGATCCATCCCCTCGGCTATGTCATCGCCCTTGCCGTGGTCGTCTTCCTGCACCTCGTGATCGGCGAGATGGTCCCGAAGAACCTGGCAATGGCAGCCCCGGAGAAGACCGCGCTCTGGCTCAGCCCGGGCCTGGTCGGCTTCGCCCGGCTGTGCCGACCGGTCACGGCGGCGCTCGGCGCCTGTGCCCGGCTGGTGCTGCGGGCATTCCGTGTGGAGCCGAAGGACGAGGTGGAGGCCGTCTTCACCAGCGAGCAGCTCAACCGTCTTGTCGAGGACTCGGGCCAGGCGGGGCTGCTCGAGCCCGCCGAGCAGGAGCGGCTCGAGGACGCGCTGGAGCTGGGCAGCCGCCCGGTGATCGATGTGCTGATCGCCCGCTCCTCCCTGGTGACGGTCGCCCCTTCGGTGACCCCCCACCGGATCGAGGAGCTGACGGTACGCACCGGCTACTCCCGTTTCCCGGTCTGCGCGGAGGGCGAAGGCCCGTTCATGGGCTACCTCCATGTCAAGGACGTCCTCGATCTGGAGGACGGCGAGCGGGCGGTGCCGCAGCACATCTGGCGGCCCATGGCGACCCTGCGGGCGGAGCTCCCCCTGGACGACGCGCTCACCGTGATGCGCCGTGCGGCCACCCACCTCGCGCAGGTCGCGGACGCCTCCGGGCGGGTGCTGGGTCTGGTCGCCCTGGAGGACGTCCTGGAGAAGCTGGTCGGCGAGGTCCGTGATCCGTCCCACCGGGTGACGGTGCCCCGCGCGCCGGAAGCTCCCAGGGACACCGCCCTGGACAGTGCCCTGGCCGGCTAG
- a CDS encoding hemolysin family protein, with protein MIIPLLLLAAAFLLILANGFFVAAEFGLVTVERPDAERAAAEGDRRARRVVTALRELSFQLSGTQLGITITSLVVGMLAEPALAQLLDGPLTATGLPEGAVAGVAVAIGMLLASAVQMVIGELVPKNWAVSRPLQVARFVAGPQHLFSTAFRPVITLLNAVANRLVRLLGVEPTEELASARTPGELMSLARHSARAGTLEQDTADLFVRTLSLGHLTAQHVMTPRVKMSALQSDATAADVLNLTRATGLSRFPVYRERIDEIVGMVHLKDALAVPAGERLRTRVDRVAVPPLLVPETLPVQQLLERLRSEQPIAVVVDEYGGTAGVVTLEDIIEELVGEVRDEHDAEADARPELASVAAEEGNPAWEADGSCRVLTLRRIGLDVPDGPYETVAGLVADLLGRIPAPGDRAELPGWRLSVRQVDRYRAERVRLVRTAAVPAMTEAAR; from the coding sequence ATGATCATCCCCCTGCTGCTGCTTGCCGCAGCGTTCCTCCTGATCCTCGCCAACGGCTTCTTCGTGGCGGCCGAGTTCGGCCTTGTCACGGTGGAGCGGCCCGATGCCGAACGCGCCGCCGCCGAAGGCGACCGCCGCGCCCGCCGCGTCGTCACAGCGCTGCGGGAGCTGTCCTTCCAGCTGTCCGGCACCCAGCTCGGTATCACCATCACCTCGCTCGTCGTCGGCATGCTCGCCGAACCCGCGCTCGCCCAGCTGCTGGACGGGCCGCTGACCGCGACCGGACTGCCCGAAGGGGCCGTCGCCGGAGTCGCGGTGGCGATCGGGATGCTGCTCGCCTCCGCCGTCCAGATGGTGATCGGCGAACTCGTTCCCAAGAACTGGGCGGTTTCCCGCCCGTTGCAGGTCGCGCGGTTCGTCGCAGGACCGCAGCATCTCTTCTCGACCGCCTTCCGGCCGGTCATCACCCTGCTCAACGCCGTCGCCAACCGTCTCGTGCGGCTGCTGGGTGTCGAGCCCACCGAGGAGCTGGCGTCCGCCCGTACCCCCGGTGAGCTGATGTCGCTGGCCAGACACTCGGCACGAGCCGGCACGCTGGAGCAGGACACCGCGGATCTGTTCGTACGGACCCTCTCGCTCGGCCATCTCACCGCGCAGCATGTGATGACCCCCCGGGTGAAGATGAGCGCCCTGCAGAGCGACGCCACCGCCGCCGACGTCCTCAACCTCACCCGCGCCACCGGCCTTTCGCGCTTCCCCGTCTACCGGGAGCGCATCGACGAGATCGTCGGCATGGTGCACCTCAAGGACGCCCTCGCGGTGCCGGCCGGCGAACGGCTGCGCACCCGGGTGGACCGGGTCGCCGTGCCGCCGCTGCTGGTGCCCGAGACGCTGCCCGTGCAGCAGCTCCTCGAGCGGCTGCGCAGTGAGCAGCCCATAGCCGTTGTCGTCGACGAGTACGGCGGCACGGCCGGGGTCGTCACCCTCGAGGACATCATCGAGGAACTCGTCGGCGAGGTCCGCGACGAGCACGACGCCGAGGCCGACGCGCGCCCCGAACTCGCCTCCGTGGCCGCGGAGGAGGGCAACCCCGCCTGGGAGGCGGACGGCAGCTGCCGCGTCCTCACCCTGCGCCGGATAGGCCTCGATGTGCCCGACGGCCCGTACGAGACGGTGGCCGGCCTCGTCGCCGATCTGCTGGGGCGCATCCCCGCCCCCGGCGACCGGGCCGAGCTCCCCGGTTGGCGGCTCTCGGTGCGTCAGGTCGACCGCTACCGGGCCGAGCGGGTACGCCTGGTGCGCACCGCCGCCGTCCCGGCCATGACGGAGGCGGCCCGATGA
- a CDS encoding PH domain-containing protein, which yields MSDTMPAPAPQIPALPVTFRPTRTRIVLLTVGAVMFAVITAVALLLEKLSAGERSSFIFTALVFFGVLALLSRPKVVADDRGVTVVNLTRTRQLEWAEILRVNLRPGDPWVFLDLSDGTSLPVLGIQPGIAKAHAISDARALRALAETRGTRPDEV from the coding sequence ATGTCCGACACCATGCCCGCCCCCGCGCCCCAAATCCCCGCACTCCCGGTCACGTTCCGGCCGACCCGCACCCGGATCGTCCTGCTGACCGTGGGCGCGGTGATGTTCGCCGTGATCACCGCCGTCGCGCTGCTGCTGGAGAAGCTGAGCGCGGGGGAGCGGAGCAGCTTCATCTTCACCGCACTGGTCTTCTTCGGCGTACTGGCCCTGCTGAGCCGCCCCAAGGTCGTCGCCGACGACAGGGGCGTCACGGTCGTCAATCTCACCCGTACGCGCCAACTGGAGTGGGCGGAGATTCTGCGGGTCAACTTGCGCCCCGGCGACCCCTGGGTCTTTCTCGACCTCAGCGACGGCACCAGCCTGCCCGTGCTCGGCATCCAGCCGGGCATCGCCAAGGCGCACGCCATCAGCGACGCCCGCGCGCTGCGCGCCCTCGCAGAGACCCGCGGCACCCGCCCGGACGAGGTCTGA
- the hisG gene encoding ATP phosphoribosyltransferase: MLRIAVPNKGSLSGPASAMLHEAGYQQRKESKELVLVDPENEVEFFYLRPRDIAIYVSSGKLDIGITGRDLLLDSGANAEEILQLGFARSTFRYATKPGIATGVGDFGGMTIATSYEGIVAKHLADEGIDASVVHLDGAVETAIQLGVAQIIADVVETGTSLRNAGLEVIGEPIMKSEAVVIRRTGSPADDPKVQQFLRRLQGVLVARSYVMMDYDCRVEHLEQAVALTPGLESPTISPLHHEGWVAVRSMVAAKEAQRIMDDLYDLGARAILTTAIHACRL, encoded by the coding sequence ATGCTGCGCATCGCCGTGCCCAACAAGGGTTCACTGTCCGGACCTGCGTCGGCGATGCTCCATGAGGCCGGCTACCAGCAGCGCAAGGAGTCGAAAGAGCTGGTGCTGGTCGACCCCGAGAACGAGGTCGAGTTCTTCTACCTGCGCCCGCGCGACATCGCGATCTATGTGAGCTCCGGCAAGCTCGACATCGGCATCACCGGACGCGATCTGCTCCTGGACTCCGGCGCCAACGCCGAGGAGATCCTCCAGCTCGGCTTCGCCCGCTCCACCTTCCGCTACGCCACCAAGCCCGGCATCGCGACGGGCGTCGGCGACTTCGGCGGAATGACGATCGCCACCTCCTACGAGGGCATTGTCGCCAAGCACCTCGCCGACGAGGGCATCGACGCCTCCGTCGTCCACCTCGACGGAGCCGTCGAGACGGCGATCCAGCTGGGCGTCGCGCAGATCATCGCGGACGTCGTGGAGACCGGCACCAGCCTGCGCAACGCCGGGCTGGAAGTCATCGGCGAGCCGATCATGAAGTCCGAGGCGGTCGTCATCCGCCGCACCGGCTCGCCCGCCGACGACCCCAAGGTGCAGCAGTTCCTGCGCCGCCTCCAGGGCGTCCTGGTCGCCCGCAGCTACGTGATGATGGACTACGACTGCCGGGTCGAGCACCTCGAGCAGGCAGTCGCCCTCACCCCGGGCCTCGAGTCCCCGACCATCTCGCCGCTGCACCACGAGGGCTGGGTGGCCGTCCGCTCCATGGTGGCCGCCAAGGAAGCGCAGCGGATCATGGACGATCTGTACGACCTCGGCGCGCGGGCGATCCTCACCACGGCCATCCACGCCTGCCGCCTCTGA
- a CDS encoding phosphoribosyl-ATP diphosphatase: MANKTFEELFAELQLKAKNGDPATSRTAELVDKGVHAIGKKVVEEAAEVWMAAEYEGKEAAAEEISQLLYHVQVMMVARGISLDDVYAHL; encoded by the coding sequence ATGGCGAACAAAACCTTCGAAGAGCTCTTCGCCGAGCTGCAGCTCAAGGCCAAGAACGGCGACCCGGCCACCTCCCGTACCGCCGAACTGGTGGACAAGGGCGTGCATGCCATCGGCAAGAAGGTCGTCGAGGAGGCCGCCGAGGTGTGGATGGCCGCCGAGTACGAGGGCAAGGAAGCCGCCGCCGAGGAGATCTCGCAGCTGCTGTACCACGTCCAGGTGATGATGGTCGCCCGCGGGATCTCCCTCGACGACGTCTACGCCCACCTCTGA